The Elaeis guineensis isolate ETL-2024a chromosome 5, EG11, whole genome shotgun sequence DNA segment CAATAAGCAACACAGAGAACATTTACAAGATTCATCAAGAAAAACTGAATACGCAAAGTTGGCAACACTATAATTTGACACTGTCTGTAAAAGTCCCTGCCTGACCATTTGTCATAATATAGACCGTTATTTGTGTTAGATTTATCAAGCTCTTGATATAGATGCTGGCAGAACCAGATTTACAGTTAAAATTATATTCAAACGAAAAATCAAAGAACCAATGAATGCTTATAGCCGTAACACAAAAACTATGATATGGATTTCTTATCCCACGCACCACCTGATTTAGCTAATCCATCATGATTTATTGGCCAACACAAGCACATGAAGCTCCACAGCTACATAGCCAGATGCTGCTCAGCATATACCATGTTCTGATATGGATGGTTTGTCCTATTTCTTCCTCTGCAATCAGTCCAGCTATTATTTGATTGATGACCATCCACCTGGTATTTAGGTTTTGTATATCTTGAACCAAACCGACCACCTCCATCTCTCTTTCTTCCATTTCTTCTGTTTGGCTCATTATTCCTGTTCTCCCAAGTTCCCCATGAATTTCTCTTCCAATTATCCCAGTAATTATCAGTCCCACATACCAATAGTTTATCCCGCACAAGTCCCTTCCCCCAAACTCCACCACTGCAACCCCATGCATTGCCAGAATCATTCTTTATATCCCAACTTGAGCAGTAGGTCTCAGATGCATTCCCCCATCCACTGGGTCTAATTTGTTCAATATACGCATCCCAGTTTGCAGAGCTATGCTCACCAGTTTTCTCATTTGATGGGACAGGGTCCTCTGTATCATCCCACCCAGAAGCTGGAACTGGTTTGTCTGTAAAGATAAAGGAATCCCAGCCATTAGTTGCAGTATTATCCACATCAATAGAGGCTGGAGGTGGTTTATCTAAATCTGCCACCAGATCAGGATCGACAATAGCATCTTGGT contains these protein-coding regions:
- the LOC105045581 gene encoding uncharacterized protein isoform X1 — its product is MAGESRGSWNGGQSYRYKEGGSKGTKSWRPLHAPGSEILSVPLWEKKFCTCVGAIPWKRFCENKKFMGMYKNVIQWDDSAALEAFQNAKARFFAEYNGFHCNIPPPDPNLYIDEVDQDAIVDPDLVADLDKPPPASIDVDNTATNGWDSFIFTDKPVPASGWDDTEDPVPSNEKTGEHSSANWDAYIEQIRPSGWGNASETYCSSWDIKNDSGNAWGCSGGVWGKGLVRDKLLVCGTDNYWDNWKRNSWGTWENRNNEPNRRNGRKRDGGGRFGSRYTKPKYQVDGHQSNNSWTDCRGRNRTNHPYQNMVYAEQHLAM
- the LOC105045581 gene encoding uncharacterized protein isoform X3, translating into MRPVNFGRSEILSVPLWEKKFCTCVGAIPWKRFCENKKFMGMYKNVIQWDDSAALEAFQNAKARFFAEYNGFHCNIPPPDPNLYIDEVDQDAIVDPDLVADLDKPPPASIDVDNTATNGWDSFIFTDKPVPASGWDDTEDPVPSNEKTGEHSSANWDAYIEQIRPSGWGNASETYCSSWDIKNDSGNAWGCSGGVWGKGLVRDKLLVCGTDNYWDNWKRNSWGTWENRNNEPNRRNGRKRDGGGRFGSRYTKPKYQVDGHQSNNSWTDCRGRNRTNHPYQNMVYAEQHLAM